The following is a genomic window from Amaranthus tricolor cultivar Red isolate AtriRed21 chromosome 10, ASM2621246v1, whole genome shotgun sequence.
TGGAATAGCTGCTGATTGTCTGATTTGTTCTGATCAGTGGCATGTGCTGTGCCTCCTTGGCTTGCTGTTGATGTACTTTGTTGCCTTTGATTTCCTTTGCTTATTTTCTCACTTCCTTTGAATTGGAAGTCCTTATTTGATGTTGAAGTTGAATCCCTGATTGTAAGTGTTGATTCGAATACTTCAAGTGTGTTGCCCATGAAGTTGCTTGTGTTTCTTGGGTGTCCTTGGCCTTCGTTGGTGCCCTCTGAGCCTGGTTCTTGATTTGGCTCAATCCCCCCTtcttgaaaaagaattgtcctcaattctatGTTCGTGTGGTAGGGTGAAACATCATGGCTGCTGGCTGCATCAACAGTGTGTGCATCCGCTGCTGTCTGAATCTGAGCTGTGTCTAATTGCTTCCTTGTGTTCCATGCACCGTTGTCCTGCAAGGATAAATGAACTAAGGTAGTAGAAGTCATAGAATTTAAGCTATTCATGCATGTACATTGAAAACACTTAAAGATTAGACTAAGGCATCTACTATATGCAATTGCAGTGTGGGCTAAATTTTCACTCCAATCTGTGTTATTTTTTTCAACTAAGGTCTTTAAGATATGCACCAAGGTCATAGTGGTCACGTTCCTTTGATCATCCATGTGAGGGTACCATGCAATACTGAATTTTTGTTTTGTGGGCAATATAATGCAGAAATCACTCAAAAGGGTGTGAAGAAACTTAGAATCCTTATAACTACTAATGCTTTGAAGTATTCTATGTAGTTTAATGGTCGCATAGAATGTTGTCTTGGTTATGTGTCTAACACTATCATCCTTAGCATCACACTCCTTCCTTCCTAATAATTGCGTAGGTGTTTGCTTAGCCTTTGTAGGAGGTATGACATCCTTAGGGTTCATGTCCTGTTCTTTTGCTGTGAGTTGTCTCGCTGTGTAAGGATTAATTGATGCAAGGTAGGGTTGTGCACTCCTACTGTTAGAGAGTTGTGTAATCTCATCTTTTATGAAGTAAAATCCATTCATCTCAACATTATCAACATGTAGGGTTGTGCATGTAGATGAAGCTTGCAAGGGCGGGTTGTTTATTTCAACATTATCAACATGTATAGTCTTAACAATGGGTGCATGCTGCTGTGTTTCCCTAATTTTAGAGGAGTGTTGTGCAGTTTGTCTAAGGTCAAAGGTGTTCTGTGCAGTAGTCCTATTGCCATCAGTGGGGTTTTGTGTAATCAGCTTATAGCTGCTGGTCTCTAGTGTTTTGTTCAATGTGTGTACATGCTGATAAGGTTGCTGTTTACTATGGCTAGCAGAAGGTCTATGTTGCTGTGTTCCTTTATATTCAGAGAACTGCTGTGTAGGTTGCTTATAGGTACTGGTTTCCTTGCTTCTGTTAAGGGTGTGTGTAGGTGGTGCAGCCTTTCTTCTTGCTGACTTCTCTAATATTAATGCACTAGTACAAGCCCCTTCATAGGTCAAGTTCTGCATCACCTCAATCTTCTCCCTTAGGTCTTCCCTCAGCCCACGTAGGAACCTTGCAATCTTCCTCTCTTCTGGTTCATTTTTTTCACATAGGACAGTCAATCTCTCCCCTTCTCGAATATATTCAGCTACAGATCCAACCCCTTGTTTTAAGTTGATCCATTTTGCGTAAAGAAGATGCTTGTAATTGGTGGGAATGTATTTTCTCCTAAGGTGTTTCCTAAGTTTTTCCCATGAGTGAATCTTAGGCTTATCCTTACGTGCTCGTTGCCTTTGCAAACCTTCAAGCCAGGTTGCAGCAAGCTTAACTAACTTCACTTTTGCTATCTTATATTGATGTTCTGGGTGTGTATCCTTAAACTCAAAATATCGTTCTACTCCCTTTTCCCATTCAATATATACCTCTGGATCATGTGTAGTGCCATCAAATTCGTGTACATCAATGCGTACGGTCTTATCTTCCCTCCCATGCTCACTGTCTAGGTGTTGATATGGGTGTAATGGTTGTTGTGAGATATTATTTTGTATCTCTGTGACAGCTAATTTTAATTGGGATACCATGTTGAACAATGCATCAAATTTTTCCTCGTTATTCATGATGATTATATGGATGCAACACACAATTCTCAAATCAAATGAATGCAGTAAACTTATTCTTATGCACAGCAACAAGCAAATGTGGGGTGTTCTGTGTACCAATCCTTTTAGAAGAATACAGCAAACACACAAGGCTATGCAATATGCAAATATGCAATGATGAACTGAATGCAGCAAGCTGCACTGATCACAACAAGCAACTGTTGTGTTCTGAATTTTGTGCACAAATTTTCTTTGAATGCAAATGCAGTAAGTACCTTGCAATTATgatgaattttgatttttaaaaaaaaaaacaaacatgcAAAGAAAAGAATTGGTGCAGCAATTTGTTCTGTTTTGCAACAGAATTCAATTGTGTTCTGTGCACAATTTGATCTTCAATGGAATACCAGCAATCACTTTGTTCTTTAAATGAATTTTGCTAATTTGAATTTGTTATTTAGTTATGTATTACAACCAAATATGCAAACAATAAGGGATGAATGTAACAAATGTTCTGTGCACAACAGCACTCAAATTGAATAACCTGTATTCTGTGCACAGATTGCTTTTTAATGAAACAGCAATGATCAACTTTGCACTTTTAAGTGAGATGCTAATGTGaatctttatttatttgtttagttCAGTCAGATATGCACAAAAGGGAAAAATACTTCAATTATGAGCAACAAGATCAGAATATGATTTGTAATTCTGTGGTTATTATGCAATGCACACTTCACAAACACAATCAATTTGTAAGCAAAGATACAATGATGATATGAATGTAACTCTATTTTTACTAATTCAAAATGCAATTTAGACAGATatgcaaaataaaatcacaaattgcAATATCACACAAATCAGAATTGAAGAAGTGGTTTCCTGTGATGATTTGCACTGTACAGCCACAAATCAATTTGCATGCAACAATCAATGAAACGTAAATGCAATCTTCTATTTACTAAATGAAATTTGATcaattgaattttataaagaattgATGCGTGTTTGGGTTGGAATTCCTCAATGCAATGTAGAGAATCAATCCAACCTTCAATCCCACGTAATATGATAGCCAAACACACCCAAAACACACATGAATAGGGATATGATTCACACAAACAGAACAAGTTTGTAGGGTGAATCTTGgattgaaagactaggagtttaaccctccaaggccaacaatcccctaagtatagccaaggactactctcagcTATATTAGGTTGaagatcttgcactactcaagacccttttgaatgtacatacacattcaaggaAGAAAACAAAGGAACACTCCAATGAAAtctaatttctgaaattttataAAACTGAAACTTGTTTATTACAAGGCTAGGGACTTCTATATATAGACTTATGGGACGAGGGAAATACAATGAGAAGGCTAATGACACGTCCAACTAATTATAACGGTCATAAAGGACACGTGCACAACATGTGCTTCAttaaaaacatgaaaaacaaGCTATAAAAGTACTCTGATATTCTGACAGAAAGGATGCTGACCAGGTGACCTTCCACACACTTTCTTGTGCCCTTCCAAAGGTTGATAATGGCCATGATTAGTCTAGGTAGCAAGTTTCTAGtacaaagattccatttctacccttggaggCCCAAATGATTGAAAGATACGATCTAGCCAAAGCTTGCTAGGTCTGCTGGTCAGCAGGTGGTGGCTGGCTTCTTGATCAGCCATTATCAAACGTCAGGCGAGCAAGCGACCTTGGAGCTGGTCTTGTGGCTTCTGTGAGGATCCGTTGTGATGCCTCTAAGTCTTGGTGTAATCTTCCATGTCTAGAGATGCCATTACTTGGATCTCCATGCTTATGCAGGCACAAAGCTAGACGTTCTAATGCTCCAAAGGTAGGCTGGCAGGCAATGTGATGTTTTGTTGATTCTGCTGTTTGTAGACTTGGGAACAGGTTCATGTTCCTGTTTTGCTTGATGGCTATTAGGAGACTTCCTTGTTTTCCTTCTTGTCTTTGTCTTAATTCCATGTTTATGCTTAGTCTATTTTGAAGATCATCCTCTTCATTTTCCAAGCAAAAATCAGCAAGTTTCATAGGTTCAATGGGCTGAGCAAGTGCAATGATGCAATTATGCTTTTCTTCCTTTGCTTTGGACTGTGGGCTATCCATAATTGCATCAATCCCTCCTTCTTTAaacagaattgtcctcaattctgcgtTGCCCTCATGTTTTTTGGAATCATCTACGTTGAACGCCTTCGAGATTCCATGGCTGTCCAGAAGATCAACATGCATCCATGCCAATGTTCCTTCCTGCAGTTCCTTTGACTTGATGTCACCTTTTGCTTGGATATTGCACTGCTCCTCTTCTACTATAGTTTGCTTTTTGAGTCCATTTTGTGGTTGCAGCACCTTTACAGTCCTTTGTTCATCATTTGTATAATACCTGCAAACAGGATGAATGTCAATGATAGTGTCTTCCATGAAATAAAAGCCACTCATTTCACAACATGTAGATGAAGCTTGCAAATGCTGTTTGTTTAATTCCACATCATCAACATGTATAGTTTTAATCAGCTCAGTGTCTAGTGCTTCATCTTCTACTGAATTCAATGTTGTGGGTTGCTGTTGGACTTGGCTTTCACTAATTTCTTTAGTGAACACATGCACGCATTCCTTCCTATTCTGAATTTCTTTGTGGTATTCACTGTGATTCAGAACATAGCATGTTTCCTTGTCATCAACAATCAAGGGCTTAGTTAACTCAAGGTCTACTGGTGCTTTCTCTATTGTTTTCACTACTTTGGCCTGCAGTTGGGTTTGATCCTCATCACAGTCACGTTTGGTCAGCACTTGTTTCGTAGGAGTAGCCATGGTCTTACGTGGGGGTAGGGGTGTAAGATTTGGTAGTGGTCTATAGGATAAGGGCACGTATTTCCTCCTGAGGTGTTTCTTTAATTTAGCCCACGTGTTAATCTTCCCCTTGTTCTCCCTCCTTCTTTGCCCTTGCACTCTCTCAAGCCATAGAGCAGCTAGCTTGGTTAGCTTGCTTTTAGCTAGCTTGTATTGCTGTCCTTCAGTGGCTTCTTTGAACTCAAAGAAACTCTCCAACCTAGCCTCCCATTTCAAGTAATCCTCGGGTGTTAAGGATTGGCCACTAAACTCCGCTACATCTACCCTCAAATTCATATTCTCTTGTGTTCTGTTTTGAGGCATCCTATCTTGATTCATCATGTTAAACTCAACAAATTTTTGATCCATGGCTGCTAGGGTCATTTGAATGAACTCTCTCTTCTCTTCCTCAGTCATGGTGATGTATTTTAGATGAAAAGACACAAATGCACAGAAGCAAACAGAATGCAGCAGCACTTTCTGAATTTCAGAAAATCAGATTCTAAGAATCTGTtctttgtgcacaaaacagcAATAAATCAATTTGTACTTTGAATTTTAACGAAATACTAATGTAAATccttatttatttgattataaaagACAACTAATgtagaaaaggaaagaaaaacaacaatgaacaacaaaatCACTTGATCACAGAAAATCAGTTTCTAAGGATTCTGATTTTTGTGAATACAATGCAATGCATAGCCTTAACAAAAACCAATTTGCAcgtaatataaaattaaatgtgaTTGCAAACCTCTATTTTAActgatcaaaatttaaaatgataaaaaaaagaacaaaaatatcACCAATGCTCCACAAATCAGAATCTTGAATTTTCAAGATTCAGTTTCTGTAGTTTGTGCAAACACTTACgccaaattttgcacacaacgtgAAATCCAATTTTTCTTTCAAGAACTCAAAGTTAAGACACTAACCTTGATTACTCTAAAAGTATTTGATGAAAATCTACGTCTACAAAAAGATATGCATAAATTTCTCACCAGACAGATTGTAAAATCACAAACAGGATGAATGATGctttcttgattttccggcCTTCGTAACCaatagctctgataccaaattgaTGCGTGTTTGGGTTGGAATTCCTCAATGCAATGTAGAGAATCAATCCAACCTTCAATCCCACGTAATATGATAGCCAAACACACCCAAAACACACATGAATAGGGATATGATTCACACAAACAGAACAAGTTTGTAGGGTGAATCTTGgattgaaagactaggagtttaaccctccaaggccaacaatcccctaagtatagccaaggactactctcagcTATATTAGGTTGaagatcttgcactactcaagacccttttgaatgtacatacacattcaaggaAGAAAACAAAGGAACACTCCAATGAAAtctaatttctgaaattttataAAACTGAAACTTGTTTATTACAAGGCTAGGGACTTCTATATATAGACTTATGGGACGAGGGAAATACAATGAGAAGGCTAATGACACGTCCAACTAATTATAACGGTCATAAAGGACACGTGCACAACATGTGCTTCAttaaaaacatgaaaaacaaGCTATAAAAGTACTCTGATATTCTGACAGAAAGGATGCTGACCAGGTGACCTTCCACACACTTTCTTGTGCCCTTCCAAAGGTTGATAATGGCCATGATTAGTCTAGGTAGCAAGTTTCTAGtacaaagattccatttctacccttggaggCCCAAATGATTGAAAGATACGATCTAGCCAAAGCTTGCTAGGTCTGCTGGTCAGCAGGTGGTGGCTGGCTTCTTGATCAGCCATTATCAAACGTCAGGCGAGCAAGCGACCTTGGAGCTGGTCTTGTGGCTTCTGTGAGGATCCGTTGTGATGCCTCTAAGTCTTGGTGTAATCTTCCATGTCTAGAGATGCCATTACTTGGATCTCCATGCTTATGCAGGCACAAAGCTAGACGTTCTAATGCTCCAAAGGTAGGCTGGCAGGCAATGTGATGTTTTGTTGATTCTGCTGTTTGTAGACTTGGGAACAGGTTCATGTTCCTGTTTTGCTTGATGGCTATTAGGAGACTTCCTTGTTTTCCTTCTTGTCTTTGTCTTAATTCCATGTTTATGCTTAGTCTATTTTGAAGATCATCCTCTTCATTTTCCAAGCAAAAATCAGCAAGTTTCATAGGTTCAATGGGCTGAGCAAGTGCAATGATGCAATTATGCTTTTCTTCCTTTGCTTTGGACTGTGGGCTATCCATAATTGCATCAAGAATGAAGGTTGAAATCGCAAAAAGGCAGAAACTCATTCAAGAACTGGGTTCTTTTAGGGTTTcagaacaatttgtgaatatcaGACAATGAACGCACGAATGATCAATCAAATTCAATGGAAATGCAGCGGATTATATGCAGGAATattaattcatgaagtaattaaacaaaaggaagaaaaacaaCCGAAATTCGTAGGGATTTGCCACTGAAATCAAAcacgaacaaaaaaaaaaaaatcgccCTAGTTGCTGACTTCTTGATTTTCTCTGATGATACCAACTAGAATGTTAAGAACTCGTCTTCACCAATGACTAATGATGAAATTCAAGCCCTACACgtccttgctctgataccaattgatccaAACACGCCAAGCAATGTATGGGAATGGATTGAACACACGAAATATGGAAGGATATTCCAAGATTGCTATGCAATGCCTTGACAAGGGTTGGACTGCCAAGCCCCTTTTCAACGCAACAATGATGAATTCCGTTGATGAATCAATGGAAATGATCGATTGTTCTTGGATAGTGCAGCGTGgccttgaagactgatcaaggtTCACACAA
Proteins encoded in this region:
- the LOC130824739 gene encoding uncharacterized protein LOC130824739, with translation MNNEEKFDALFNMVSQLKLAVTEIQNNISQQPLHPYQHLDSEHGREDKTVRIDVHEFDGTTHDPEVYIEWEKGVERYFEFKDTHPEHQYKIAKVKLVKLAATWLEGLQRQRARKDKPKIHSWEKLRKHLRRKYIPTNYKHLLYAKWINLKQGVGSVAEYIREGERLTVLCEKNEPEERKIARFLRGLREDLREKIEVMQNLTYEGACTSALILEKSARRKAAPPTHTLNRSKETSTYKQPTQQFSEYKGTQQHRPSASHSKQQPYQHVHTLNKTLETSSYKLITQNPTDGNRTTAQNTFDLRQTAQHSSKIRETQQHAPIVKTIHVDNVEINNPPLQASSTCTTLHVDNVEMNGFYFIKDEITQLSNSRSAQPYLASINPYTARQLTAKEQDMNPKDVIPPTKAKQTPTQLLGRKECDAKDDSVRHITKTTFYATIKLHRILQSISSYKDSKFLHTLLSDFCIILPTKQKFSIAWYPHMDDQRNVTTMTLVHILKTLVEKNNTDWSENLAHTAIAYSRCLSLIFKCFQCTCMNSLNSMTSTTLVHLSLQDNGAWNTRKQLDTAQIQTAADAHTVDAASSHDVSPYHTNIELRTILFQEGGIEPNQEPGSEGTNEGQGHPRNTSNFMGNTLEVFESTLTIRDSTSTSNKDFQFKGSEKISKGNQRQQSTSTASQGGTAHATDQNKSDNQQLFHEPADQATLMDVHRCKLNRCDDLEGIIGISTLGPSHHGPRVPRMIMESIWKSKAKVAQSTGTANQNMQQLLTIEQATLESSPRRDPNPLDDVEHRVGISAQGPSHHDPRALLKVIGKTLKSEYKVA